Proteins from one Planctomycetota bacterium genomic window:
- a CDS encoding FAD-dependent oxidoreductase, protein ENFVHRGIATTLVELQDQILPPLDREMTTPLRQALAARGVTLLLNEAAESFAATDGGIAVRLKSGRELAAQLVVLGIGVRPENQLAVAAGLKVGPRGGIRVNEYLQTSDSNIYAAGDAIETRDIISGNATQVPLAGPANRQGRIAADNILGRSVKFRGVQGTAIVGVFDKTAAMTGATEKVLRRDNRPFRKIYIHPAHHAGYYPGAEPMALKLLFAPDSGQILGAQAVGGAGVDKRIDVLAVAIQAGLTVYDLEETELCYAPQYGSAKDPINMAGFVAAGLLRGDHPQTEVEAVLAQPAAERPLLLDVRTVPEFSQGHLPGAINLPVDELRGRLNELPRDKPIAVYCQVGQRGYLATRILRQNNFDASNIAGGYKTYQLFADYLK, encoded by the coding sequence GAGAACTTCGTCCATCGCGGCATCGCCACCACGTTGGTCGAACTGCAAGATCAAATCCTGCCGCCGCTCGACCGGGAAATGACCACGCCGCTGCGCCAGGCGCTGGCCGCCCGTGGGGTGACGCTGCTGTTGAACGAAGCGGCGGAAAGCTTCGCGGCCACCGACGGCGGGATCGCGGTTCGATTGAAGTCGGGGCGCGAGCTGGCGGCGCAGCTTGTCGTCTTGGGCATCGGCGTCCGCCCCGAGAACCAGTTGGCCGTGGCGGCCGGGCTCAAGGTGGGACCGCGCGGCGGTATTCGTGTGAACGAGTATTTGCAGACCAGCGATTCCAACATCTACGCCGCCGGCGACGCGATTGAAACGCGCGACATCATCTCGGGCAACGCCACGCAAGTGCCGCTGGCCGGGCCGGCCAATCGCCAGGGGCGGATCGCGGCCGACAACATCTTGGGCCGTTCGGTCAAGTTTCGCGGCGTGCAAGGGACCGCCATCGTCGGCGTGTTCGACAAGACGGCGGCCATGACCGGCGCGACCGAAAAGGTTCTCCGCCGCGACAACCGGCCGTTCCGCAAGATTTACATCCACCCGGCGCACCATGCCGGTTACTATCCCGGCGCCGAGCCGATGGCGCTCAAGCTGCTGTTCGCGCCCGACTCGGGCCAGATTCTCGGCGCGCAAGCCGTCGGCGGCGCGGGGGTCGACAAACGCATCGACGTGCTGGCCGTGGCCATTCAGGCAGGCCTGACGGTCTACGACCTGGAAGAGACCGAACTCTGCTACGCACCGCAATACGGCTCGGCCAAGGATCCGATCAACATGGCCGGCTTTGTGGCGGCGGGCTTGCTGCGCGGCGATCATCCGCAAACCGAGGTCGAGGCGGTGCTGGCCCAGCCGGCGGCCGAGCGGCCGCTGTTGCTCGACGTGCGAACCGTGCCAGAGTTCTCGCAAGGGCACTTACCCGGGGCGATCAATCTGCCGGTCGACGAGTTGCGCGGGCGGTTGAACGAATTGCCGCGCGACAAGCCGATTGCCGTTTATTGCCAAGTCGGCCAGCGTGGCTACCTGGCCACGCGCATTTTGCGACAGAACAACTTCGACGCATCGAACATCGCCGGCGGGTACAAGACGTACCAACTGTTCGCCGATTACTTGAAGTAA